ACATTTTGGTGTTCCAATGTCAGGGGCAATTCTCTGCACTCTAAATACACGCCATGATTCTGCAATGGTTGCATTGTTATTGAAACATTCTGAAGCCAAACTCTTGTTTGTGGACTACCAACTTCTTGATATTGCTAAAGGGGCACTGCAAATCATGGCAAAATCAAACACCAAGCTTCCActtttggtcttaattttggaGTGTGGTCAGGCTTCACCGGACACGGCCAACATTTCACCCCCTCCCGGAACATTGATATATGAGGATCTTATAGCTAAAGGAAGTCTTGAATTCGAGGTGAGGAGGCCAAAGGATGAATGTGATCCAATCTCACTCAATTACACTTCTGGGACCACATCAAGTCCTAAAGGGGTAATCTATAGTCATAGAGGTGCATATCTCAATTCTCTGGCTACAGTCCTTCTGAACGAGATGGGGTCTATGCCGGTATATTTGTGGTGCGTTCCGATGTTCCATTGCAATGGATGGTGCCTCCCTTGGGGAATTGCTGCTCAGGGCGGCACGAATGTCTGCCTAAGAAATGTAACTGCTAAAGGAATATTTGACAGCATTTTTAGGTACAAGGTGACACACACTGGGGGAGCACCAACAGTATTGAATATGATAATAAATTCATCAAGTGAAGTCCGGAAGCCACTTCCAAGGAAGGTGGCAGTGATGACTGGTGCTGCCCCGCCACCCCCGGATGTGCTTTTCAGGATGGAAGAACTAGGATTCATTGTGACTCACTCATATGGCTTGACAGAAACTTATGGTCCGGGGACAATTTGCTCTTGGAAACCAGAATGGGATAGCCTTCCCCGAGATATACAAGCAAAAATGAAGGCCCGCCAAGGAGTGACTCACCTTGGAATGGAAGAAATTGATATAAAAGATCCAGTCACAATGAAGAGTTTGCCGGCCGACGGAAAAACAATGGGTGAGGTGATGTTCAGGGGAAACACCGTGATGAATGGATATCTAAAGGATCTGAAAGCGACCCAAGATACATTCAAAGGGGGATGGCTTAGGAGTGGTGACTTGGGAGTGAAGCATCCTGACGGCTACATAGAACTAAAGGACCGGTCGAAGGACATTATCATCTCTGGTGGAGAAAACATTAGCACCATTGAGTTGGAGGGTGTGATTTATAGTCATCCGGCAGTTCTTGAGGCGGCGGTTGTTGGGAGACCGGATGATTATTGGGGAGAGACACCATGTGCATTTGTGAAGCTGAAGGAGGGTGAGAGTGCCACAGCAGAGGAGATAATACAGTTCTGTAGGAACCGTTTGCCGCATTATATGGCTCCAAGAACTGTGGTGTTTTCTGAGCTGCCAAAGACTTCAACTGGCAAAACACAGAAGTTCATTCTCAGAGAGAAAGCAAAGGCCATGGGAAGCTTGTCTAAGAACAAGATTAGTCGCTTGTAAATGTAAATCATACTAATCAATATTCAGTGTGGATGCATTGTTTTCCAATGACAGGTGCTTGAATAAATGGTGCAAGTTTCATCATCATCTGAGCCAAAATCTGTCCATTAACTAAGTGTGTTTGGATTAAGGTTTGCAAATGAgtattttcatttatgaatgtgctattttaaaattaactttgatTAAAATTGGATCAATATTAATGTAATTTGTATTTGAAAATCTTGTGTCAAacataattatgaaaaaataaattttgtttggaTGATGTTATTCAGAATTaattgaaatacaaaattactaaaataaaagtaaaaacttAAGACTAGCATGttactttttaatataaaaggttGTAATAGGTAATTGACATCCTATTACTATTTTAACGTAATTCTCAcatatgaaaaagtaaaaatttattactttcaccaaaaatatatttagaataaaatttaatgcatGTTGAATTAACCAAATACTAactatatacaaatatataattgtattCATTTAAAGCTAACTTTAACTTACATTGACAAATGCCAACTAGGAATGGCAACATGTATTTTATTAGCGGGTACTCAATCCGACCTCACTCGATCAGATAGGGTTGTCAATTCGATCTGTAGCGAGTAGAGTAGGGTGTGGGTTGAGTTTTCGTATAGGTCGGGTAGGATGCGGATTGAGTCTCAACTCTATCCGACCAACCCGCgctctatatatgtatatgttatatatttgtataaaaatatgttttaaatgGATGTTGAACCAAAACCTTTCATTAAATGTAAAAGATCCTTAACCACTAAAAAAAGATCATTAactgataatttaatattttttttacataaaagttAATTCTAAATTATCATGAAGCTATATAataattttg
The Arachis duranensis cultivar V14167 chromosome 5, aradu.V14167.gnm2.J7QH, whole genome shotgun sequence genome window above contains:
- the LOC107488380 gene encoding butanoate--CoA ligase AAE1 is translated as MEGSIRCSANYVPLTPISFLERSAVVYRDSTSVVFGDVTYTWSLTHQRCLRLASSIANLAISPGHVVAVLAPNIPAMYELHFGVPMSGAILCTLNTRHDSAMVALLLKHSEAKLLFVDYQLLDIAKGALQIMAKSNTKLPLLVLILECGQASPDTANISPPPGTLIYEDLIAKGSLEFEVRRPKDECDPISLNYTSGTTSSPKGVIYSHRGAYLNSLATVLLNEMGSMPVYLWCVPMFHCNGWCLPWGIAAQGGTNVCLRNVTAKGIFDSIFRYKVTHTGGAPTVLNMIINSSSEVRKPLPRKVAVMTGAAPPPPDVLFRMEELGFIVTHSYGLTETYGPGTICSWKPEWDSLPRDIQAKMKARQGVTHLGMEEIDIKDPVTMKSLPADGKTMGEVMFRGNTVMNGYLKDLKATQDTFKGGWLRSGDLGVKHPDGYIELKDRSKDIIISGGENISTIELEGVIYSHPAVLEAAVVGRPDDYWGETPCAFVKLKEGESATAEEIIQFCRNRLPHYMAPRTVVFSELPKTSTGKTQKFILREKAKAMGSLSKNKISRL